The Parabacteroides sp. AD58 genome includes a window with the following:
- a CDS encoding FAD-dependent oxidoreductase — translation MKIKYLLIISSLCLFIFSCHREQTTNPVIDVDICVYGGTSAGVIAAYSAHKMGKSVVLIEPGKYLGGMTTGGLGMTDIGNKYAVTGLARLFYRQIGKHYNKFEQWTFPPSVATKVINQFVEDGDLNVLYNRRIISSVVENKNIKAITLESSKESDTKSLIEVHAKQFIDCSYEGDLMAKSGVSYTTGRESNAEYGETLNGVQISYWHQFPDGIDPYKIEGDSTSGLCWGISNNTLKEKGSGDKLIQAYNFRLCLTDVPENRRPFEKPETYDPSKYELLARALKKMEPTIDNFLLFNWGIMPDHKYDVNNKGPLSTDMIGMNYEYPEGSYVTREKIWKDHVEYTKGLLYFMTHDERVPEQLRNKISEFGWAKDEFVDNDNFPTQLYIRESRRLIGEYVMTQKNCQGTVTVDDGVGFGAYGMDSHNCQRIVINGMVKNEGDVQVGGFSPYPISYRSIVPKQNECQNLIVPVCLSATHIAYGSIRMEPVFMVLGQSAAIASSLAIDDKKSVQNIDVHKLQTILADDPYLDGSIPEILVDDTDSLKIKMTGNWSNKSGHQSYKSGYKFANGKNASFTFNPVIKESSKYEIYFFCPSLPEQDMPQSLSFEIKHADGTEIKQIDLLNNKNSWVSLGVYNCSEGKSSYVKLATTRPTDRLFADAVLWVPQQ, via the coding sequence ATGAAAATAAAATATTTACTTATCATTTCCTCATTATGTTTGTTTATCTTTTCGTGTCATAGAGAGCAAACAACGAATCCTGTAATAGACGTTGATATCTGCGTTTATGGCGGTACATCTGCAGGAGTAATTGCAGCATATTCTGCACATAAAATGGGAAAATCTGTAGTTCTTATCGAACCTGGAAAATATTTAGGCGGAATGACAACAGGAGGATTGGGCATGACAGACATCGGGAATAAATATGCAGTTACGGGTTTAGCTCGTCTATTTTACAGACAAATAGGTAAACATTATAACAAATTTGAACAATGGACATTTCCACCAAGTGTTGCTACAAAAGTAATAAATCAGTTTGTAGAGGATGGAGATTTGAATGTTCTGTATAACAGACGCATCATTAGCTCTGTAGTCGAGAATAAAAACATTAAAGCTATCACCCTGGAATCTTCAAAAGAGTCAGATACAAAGAGCTTAATTGAAGTCCATGCCAAACAATTTATAGATTGTTCTTATGAAGGTGATTTAATGGCTAAATCAGGTGTTTCATATACAACTGGACGAGAAAGCAATGCCGAATACGGAGAAACTCTAAATGGCGTACAAATCTCATATTGGCATCAATTTCCCGACGGAATTGATCCTTATAAAATAGAAGGTGATTCTACAAGCGGTTTATGTTGGGGGATAAGCAATAATACGCTAAAAGAGAAAGGTTCTGGGGATAAATTAATCCAAGCCTATAATTTCCGTTTATGCTTAACGGATGTTCCGGAAAACCGAAGACCTTTTGAAAAACCAGAAACTTATGATCCGAGCAAATATGAATTATTGGCAAGGGCTTTAAAAAAAATGGAGCCTACTATAGATAATTTCTTATTATTCAATTGGGGAATAATGCCTGATCATAAATATGATGTAAACAATAAAGGACCATTATCCACGGATATGATAGGGATGAACTATGAATATCCGGAAGGCAGTTACGTAACACGGGAAAAAATATGGAAAGATCATGTAGAATATACAAAAGGATTACTCTATTTTATGACACATGATGAAAGAGTACCTGAACAATTGCGAAATAAAATCTCAGAATTCGGATGGGCAAAAGACGAATTTGTAGACAATGACAACTTTCCGACTCAACTATATATTCGGGAATCGAGACGTTTAATTGGCGAGTATGTTATGACACAGAAGAATTGTCAAGGAACTGTAACCGTTGATGATGGAGTTGGCTTTGGAGCATATGGAATGGATTCACATAATTGCCAACGTATAGTCATCAATGGGATGGTAAAGAATGAAGGAGATGTACAAGTTGGAGGCTTTTCACCCTATCCAATTTCATACAGAAGTATTGTACCTAAACAAAATGAATGTCAGAATCTTATTGTTCCAGTTTGCTTATCTGCAACGCATATAGCTTACGGATCAATAAGAATGGAACCTGTTTTTATGGTCTTAGGTCAGTCTGCTGCAATAGCTTCCTCTTTAGCTATTGATGACAAGAAAAGTGTGCAAAACATTGACGTACACAAGTTGCAGACTATTTTAGCAGATGATCCTTATTTAGACGGCTCAATTCCGGAAATACTGGTAGATGATACAGACTCGTTAAAAATTAAAATGACAGGAAACTGGTCTAATAAATCTGGGCACCAAAGCTATAAATCAGGTTACAAATTTGCAAATGGGAAAAATGCTTCATTTACATTTAACCCTGTTATTAAAGAATCAAGTAAATATGAGATTTATTTCTTCTGTCCATCTTTACCAGAGCAGGATATGCCTCAATCTTTATCATTCGAGATTAAGCATGCAGATGGAACTGAAATAAAACAAATAGACCTTTTGAATAATAAAAATTCATGGGTATCTTTAGGCGTTTATAATTGCTCAGAAGGTAAATCGTCTTACGTTAAACTTGCAACAACTCGACCAACGGACAGATTATTTGCAGACGCTGTTCTTTGGGTTCCACAACAATAA
- a CDS encoding FAD-dependent oxidoreductase — translation MKRLGFIIIELIICVQILCAQSYYDLVIIGGNPGGIMAAISAAKLGQTSVILERTEYIGGLPANGLGATDIATRNATTGLFKDFVDRVYQYYVSTYGEKSSQVQLCSNGYHFEPSVATTVFQDMIAEHKDKITILTMRQFDSDPNNLIVKDNKISKIIVTNRITGDKEIYEGSVFLDATYEGDLGAAAGVPFRVGREGKDEFNEPGAGRVYKYWGGIEGEGSTFQGDNAVQAYNYRLCLTNNPKNRVLFQKPKNYNREEYASIINDVWTGRNTDKAMQSITQKMMEENKISIQKGNESKLPGDKWGIAKATNIVHLPNMKSDANNQHGVFVSTDLPEENWPWPTSSWEWRDKFAKRLREYTEGLFYFIQNDPELPDQFIQNTREWGLAKDEYTDNGNFPRQVYVREGRRFEGLYFFTAHDALPVSIGSRPPIHQQSITASHYALDSHAVRKREEGRIHLDGFLSYPTAVYTVPFGVMVPKSVDNLLLPVPVSGSHIGFSTLRMEPCWMAIGQAAGITASISIQDKVKVQNINIQKLQDYLIDQNATLIYYKDVNVSSEDFRMVQYMGLKGYLPDWEACLNDPIDKETFNAWMKLSGMNLDYTSGKVTRKDILYKIYQFLRSNE, via the coding sequence ATGAAAAGACTTGGTTTTATTATAATAGAATTGATAATATGCGTACAAATACTTTGTGCACAATCGTACTATGATTTAGTTATCATTGGAGGTAATCCGGGAGGAATTATGGCAGCTATTTCTGCAGCCAAATTAGGGCAAACTTCTGTTATTTTAGAACGGACAGAATATATTGGTGGTTTGCCAGCCAATGGGTTAGGAGCGACAGACATAGCAACAAGAAATGCTACAACAGGACTTTTCAAGGATTTTGTTGATAGAGTATACCAATACTATGTTTCCACTTATGGGGAAAAATCCTCACAAGTTCAATTATGTAGTAATGGATACCATTTCGAGCCCTCTGTCGCTACCACCGTTTTTCAAGACATGATAGCTGAACATAAAGATAAAATAACCATATTGACCATGCGTCAATTTGATTCAGATCCTAATAACCTCATAGTAAAAGACAATAAAATCAGCAAGATTATTGTTACCAACCGTATAACGGGTGATAAAGAGATTTACGAAGGTTCGGTCTTTCTTGATGCCACTTATGAAGGTGATTTAGGTGCAGCTGCAGGAGTTCCTTTCAGAGTAGGGCGCGAAGGGAAAGATGAATTTAACGAACCTGGCGCAGGCCGAGTATATAAATATTGGGGAGGAATTGAAGGTGAAGGTTCTACATTCCAAGGAGACAACGCTGTTCAGGCTTACAATTATCGTTTATGCTTGACAAATAATCCAAAGAACAGAGTCCTATTTCAAAAACCTAAAAATTATAATAGAGAAGAATATGCATCAATCATCAATGATGTTTGGACGGGACGTAATACAGATAAAGCGATGCAGTCCATAACACAAAAGATGATGGAAGAAAACAAAATCAGCATTCAAAAAGGAAATGAATCAAAATTACCAGGAGATAAGTGGGGAATAGCCAAAGCCACCAATATTGTGCATTTACCGAATATGAAAAGTGATGCAAATAATCAGCATGGGGTATTTGTATCCACCGATTTACCTGAAGAAAATTGGCCTTGGCCCACTTCTTCATGGGAATGGAGAGATAAATTTGCCAAACGCTTGAGGGAATATACAGAAGGCTTGTTCTACTTTATCCAAAATGACCCAGAACTTCCTGACCAATTCATCCAGAATACCCGTGAATGGGGATTAGCTAAAGATGAATATACGGATAACGGGAACTTTCCACGCCAAGTATATGTCCGTGAAGGACGCAGGTTTGAAGGCTTATATTTCTTCACAGCTCATGATGCATTGCCTGTTAGTATTGGATCTCGCCCACCTATACATCAACAAAGCATTACGGCCAGTCATTATGCTTTAGATTCTCATGCTGTCAGGAAAAGAGAAGAAGGACGTATCCATCTGGATGGTTTTCTAAGTTACCCGACTGCAGTTTATACAGTGCCTTTTGGAGTAATGGTTCCCAAGTCTGTCGATAATTTATTACTACCGGTTCCTGTATCCGGATCTCATATCGGTTTTTCAACATTACGCATGGAACCATGCTGGATGGCTATCGGACAAGCAGCAGGAATTACGGCGTCAATATCAATTCAAGACAAAGTAAAAGTTCAAAATATCAACATTCAGAAATTACAGGACTATTTAATTGATCAAAATGCAACATTAATATATTACAAAGATGTTAACGTCAGCTCTGAAGATTTCAGAATGGTTCAATATATGGGACTTAAAGGTTATTTACCCGACTGGGAAGCTTGTTTAAACGATCCTATTGATAAAGAAACTTTTAATGCGTGGATGAAGCTATCAGGCATGAACTTGGATTATACATCCGGGAAAGTAACTCGCAAAGATATCTTATATAAGATATACCAGTTCTTACGAAGCAACGAATAA
- a CDS encoding FAD-dependent oxidoreductase yields MITRRDFFKITAASGALAAFADIKGAKATINKVMPNSDYCLEQKKEIPIIADVDLIVIGGSSRAVATATVASKNGCSVFLIASLPYLGDDICGSFLCDVQEGEILHTALSRKLFFGRKDFCPLSDKTILEKELIDNDVKFLYSSYVSDVLVESSSVLRGVVIVNRSGRQAIRSKMIIDATQDSIVSLILDLPREQKGKGFIDYYYTVVGNKVKEEPDFFSSETLKESALSKGEKYPIIRYKYRNNQSSHTYESLMEIEQLLRSKTWDPDQVDSSDQLWYIPDQNVICENYYQDNPSSVRQYPLDAFRPKGISNLWILGPCAGISRDCAEKIMRPIQAMWLGELLGEQIALRANKIQVSNKCQIYSKKIEALNLGSIGENLSPLRPIVQKEFVSSDVSALPILGEYDVVILGGGTAGASAGISAAKQGVKTIVLEYLHGLGGLGTLGLIGCYWDGFREGFTAVIDEGVHNMAPSDHPRQEKDWRHRSVSDWKMEWYRKELLNAGGKLWFGVLGCGALVENNTVKGVVITTPFGRGIILSKILIDSTGSADIAIAAGAQYEYTGAKTLAIQGAGAGMRNLGDSYNNNDWLFIDDTDILDVSRTFVQAKIKMAGNYDIVKIPQTRERRRVIGEYIVSVYDVLNHRRYADTISFHQSSFDTHGMIVDPYFILSPPMKRHVIYNADVPLRSLLPKGIEGILTTGLGASASRDAMPVIRMQPCLQNQGYAVGYLSAQCVKKGKTLRTIDIKAIQKHLVKIGNLPERVLTDKNFKAFSNAEMRQAADNVTDNYKGLEILLTDPTRCIKFIKQKLPQTKIDEEKVILGSILCILGDSSAAEFLANAIQQQGHWDQGWHYTGMHQFGMSLSPLDALIMALGKSKAAQYLSVVLKMAEQLSPEDYFSHFRAISMATESMKSKDSVPILYQMLTTPGVRGHSIKSYREACNDVVPGDIDVSTRNLALKELHLARALYLCGDKDGTGQKVLEQYAKGLQGHYARYAYEVLQLNIQK; encoded by the coding sequence ATGATAACACGACGAGATTTCTTTAAGATTACAGCAGCAAGTGGAGCTCTTGCCGCTTTTGCCGATATAAAAGGGGCCAAAGCCACCATCAATAAAGTTATGCCTAATTCAGACTATTGCCTGGAACAAAAAAAAGAGATTCCTATAATAGCAGATGTTGACTTAATTGTAATCGGAGGAAGTTCAAGAGCTGTTGCAACGGCTACAGTTGCTTCAAAAAACGGATGTAGTGTGTTTCTAATAGCTTCATTACCCTACTTAGGGGATGACATTTGTGGATCATTCCTATGTGATGTTCAAGAAGGAGAGATATTACACACTGCACTATCAAGAAAACTCTTTTTTGGGAGAAAAGACTTTTGCCCATTATCTGACAAAACTATATTAGAAAAAGAGCTGATAGATAATGATGTTAAGTTTCTGTATAGTAGCTATGTTTCAGATGTTCTTGTTGAATCATCATCTGTGCTGAGAGGAGTAGTTATTGTAAACAGATCAGGACGTCAGGCTATCCGAAGTAAAATGATTATTGATGCTACACAAGATAGTATAGTTTCTTTAATATTAGATTTGCCACGTGAACAAAAAGGCAAAGGATTTATTGACTATTATTACACCGTTGTCGGTAATAAAGTCAAAGAAGAACCAGACTTCTTCTCATCTGAGACTCTTAAAGAATCCGCACTATCAAAAGGAGAAAAATATCCTATAATCCGATATAAATACCGGAACAACCAATCTTCTCATACGTATGAATCTCTAATGGAAATTGAGCAGTTATTACGTTCTAAAACCTGGGATCCAGATCAAGTAGATAGTTCTGATCAGTTGTGGTATATACCTGATCAGAATGTCATCTGTGAGAATTATTATCAAGATAATCCTTCATCCGTTCGCCAATATCCTTTAGATGCATTTCGCCCCAAAGGCATATCGAATTTATGGATATTAGGTCCTTGTGCTGGAATATCAAGAGATTGTGCAGAAAAGATTATGCGGCCAATACAAGCCATGTGGTTGGGGGAACTTTTAGGAGAACAGATTGCCTTAAGGGCAAATAAAATTCAAGTATCAAACAAATGTCAAATCTATTCGAAAAAAATCGAAGCATTAAATTTAGGTTCTATCGGAGAAAACTTGTCTCCTTTACGGCCAATCGTACAAAAGGAATTTGTATCCTCTGACGTTTCTGCACTACCTATTTTAGGTGAATACGATGTAGTCATTTTAGGAGGAGGAACAGCTGGAGCTTCCGCAGGAATTTCTGCAGCTAAACAAGGTGTTAAAACTATCGTTCTTGAATACTTACATGGATTGGGTGGTTTAGGCACTTTAGGTTTAATTGGCTGCTACTGGGATGGTTTCCGGGAAGGGTTTACTGCTGTCATTGATGAAGGCGTTCACAATATGGCTCCTTCTGATCATCCCCGGCAAGAAAAAGACTGGAGACATCGGAGTGTATCAGATTGGAAAATGGAATGGTACCGGAAAGAGTTATTAAATGCTGGAGGTAAACTATGGTTTGGTGTATTAGGCTGTGGAGCTTTAGTTGAAAACAATACTGTAAAAGGAGTCGTGATAACCACTCCTTTTGGGCGAGGCATTATCTTATCAAAAATTCTAATTGACAGTACTGGAAGCGCAGATATTGCTATCGCAGCAGGTGCTCAATATGAATATACGGGAGCTAAAACACTTGCCATACAAGGTGCCGGCGCTGGTATGCGCAACTTAGGAGATTCATATAACAATAATGACTGGTTGTTTATTGATGATACAGACATTTTAGATGTATCAAGAACTTTTGTACAGGCTAAAATTAAAATGGCCGGGAACTATGACATTGTAAAAATACCTCAAACGAGAGAACGTAGAAGAGTCATTGGAGAATATATTGTTTCCGTCTATGATGTACTGAATCATCGTCGCTATGCCGATACGATTTCATTCCATCAAAGTTCTTTTGACACTCACGGAATGATTGTTGATCCCTATTTTATACTATCTCCTCCAATGAAACGGCATGTAATCTACAATGCTGATGTTCCTCTTAGAAGTCTTCTTCCTAAAGGAATAGAAGGAATATTGACTACAGGATTAGGAGCAAGTGCAAGTCGGGATGCGATGCCTGTAATCCGGATGCAACCTTGTCTTCAAAATCAGGGTTACGCAGTTGGATATTTGTCTGCACAATGTGTAAAAAAAGGAAAGACACTTCGTACTATTGACATAAAAGCTATCCAAAAGCATTTGGTAAAAATAGGGAATTTGCCTGAGCGGGTTTTAACCGACAAGAACTTTAAAGCATTTAGCAATGCTGAAATGCGTCAGGCCGCAGATAATGTAACAGATAATTATAAAGGATTGGAAATATTACTGACTGATCCGACACGCTGTATTAAATTCATAAAGCAAAAGCTTCCTCAGACAAAGATTGATGAGGAAAAGGTTATTTTAGGAAGTATATTATGTATCTTAGGAGATAGTTCTGCAGCTGAATTTCTGGCCAATGCCATACAACAACAAGGACATTGGGACCAGGGTTGGCATTATACAGGAATGCATCAATTCGGAATGAGTTTAAGCCCATTAGATGCTTTAATTATGGCTTTAGGAAAAAGCAAAGCAGCCCAATATCTGTCTGTCGTCTTAAAAATGGCAGAACAATTGTCCCCAGAAGATTACTTCTCTCATTTTAGAGCGATATCAATGGCTACAGAGTCCATGAAAAGTAAAGATTCTGTTCCAATATTATATCAAATGTTAACGACACCGGGAGTTCGGGGACATTCCATAAAATCATATCGGGAAGCTTGTAATGATGTGGTCCCGGGAGATATTGATGTATCAACCCGAAATCTGGCATTAAAAGAATTACACTTGGCCAGAGCCCTATATTTATGTGGAGATAAAGATGGAACAGGCCAAAAGGTACTGGAACAATATGCCAAAGGTCTGCAAGGACATTATGCACGTTATGCTTATGAAGTTTTACAACTAAATATACAAAAATGA
- a CDS encoding RagB/SusD family nutrient uptake outer membrane protein, whose translation MNIINKFLTTGIIALCLTSCADLDLNPLSEGSSENWYHDETEIEMALNDLWRPDFFPIDAIYWDDDLLNRNGSNEVTLGTITSQWGEASTRWNSLYKAIARANKILQALDNGTASGLSEAKINQYKGEAYFMIGFAYCELATYYGDCVLNKGMTLEEAYTAVRTPKSEILAYAYECLDKAAEYLPTSYTGQQRPTKGAALGFKARFALFHEDWEIAIDAAEKCMNLGVYKLHDNYLEMFKANSSPEFMFYFKGDLTLKKGYGFMANVRDFAIRKVGGHCNQSPSLELFCSYTCTDGLPIDESPLYNPKDPFVNRDPRLTMSIQPFKTKYSADYKEYEQSKIDGTFPEKYPDYITLGYEYNPNPYANKVYEVSSGQMVLSTDSKASNQHSAYNGLIIRKFVKDDWKDFNNHGLVADNCYPYLRYAEVLMTYIEAKNELGQCTQEDLDKTINLIRERAYRGTGINYPRVEITSQAALRKIIRMERRSEFAFEGLRYRDLLRWRIAEKSHNKSMYYLSRAWSGSADWNGLTGDESNLVLSSDFLTILKNWDDGNFPIGGIPEIDEDGLPDLSPMEKAGYITTFYKMSFDPNKNYLWPIPADDILVNSNLTQNEGY comes from the coding sequence ATGAATATAATAAATAAATTTTTAACAACAGGGATCATAGCTCTTTGCTTGACATCCTGTGCTGATCTTGATTTAAATCCTCTGTCTGAAGGATCAAGTGAAAATTGGTATCACGACGAAACCGAAATCGAAATGGCTCTTAATGATTTATGGCGTCCAGACTTTTTCCCTATTGATGCTATCTATTGGGATGACGATTTATTAAATAGAAATGGCTCCAATGAAGTGACATTAGGGACCATAACTTCACAATGGGGAGAAGCTTCAACCCGCTGGAATTCTCTTTATAAGGCAATAGCCCGAGCTAACAAAATTTTGCAAGCTTTGGATAATGGAACAGCAAGCGGGCTAAGTGAAGCAAAAATTAACCAATATAAAGGTGAGGCTTATTTCATGATTGGATTTGCTTATTGCGAATTAGCCACATATTATGGCGATTGTGTATTAAATAAAGGAATGACATTGGAAGAAGCATATACTGCTGTTCGTACCCCTAAAAGTGAAATCTTGGCTTACGCCTATGAGTGCTTAGATAAAGCAGCAGAATATTTACCTACTTCATATACTGGGCAACAACGTCCTACTAAAGGAGCCGCTCTTGGTTTCAAAGCTCGTTTTGCTCTTTTCCACGAAGATTGGGAAATAGCTATTGATGCAGCTGAAAAATGTATGAATTTAGGCGTCTACAAATTACATGACAACTATTTAGAAATGTTTAAAGCCAACAGTTCTCCTGAATTTATGTTTTACTTTAAAGGAGATCTAACCTTGAAAAAAGGTTATGGATTTATGGCAAATGTTAGAGATTTTGCTATCCGCAAAGTTGGAGGGCATTGTAACCAGAGTCCCTCACTAGAGTTGTTCTGTTCATATACTTGTACTGACGGACTTCCTATTGATGAATCACCCCTATATAACCCAAAAGATCCATTTGTTAATCGAGATCCTCGCCTTACAATGTCTATTCAGCCATTTAAGACCAAATATTCTGCCGATTATAAAGAATATGAACAGTCTAAAATAGATGGAACATTTCCTGAGAAGTATCCTGATTACATCACTCTTGGATATGAATATAACCCAAATCCTTATGCTAATAAGGTATATGAAGTATCTTCAGGGCAAATGGTCTTAAGTACAGACTCTAAGGCATCCAATCAGCATTCTGCTTATAATGGACTCATCATACGCAAATTTGTTAAAGATGATTGGAAAGACTTTAACAATCATGGTTTAGTTGCAGACAACTGTTATCCTTATCTTCGGTATGCTGAAGTTCTAATGACTTACATTGAAGCCAAAAATGAATTGGGGCAATGTACACAAGAAGACTTGGATAAAACTATTAATCTGATTCGAGAACGGGCTTATCGTGGTACAGGAATAAATTATCCTCGTGTCGAAATAACTTCACAAGCAGCATTACGTAAAATTATTCGAATGGAACGTCGCTCTGAATTTGCATTTGAGGGATTACGCTATCGCGACTTGTTACGTTGGCGCATAGCAGAAAAATCCCATAACAAATCTATGTATTATTTATCTCGTGCATGGTCTGGTTCAGCAGACTGGAATGGATTAACTGGAGATGAATCGAATCTGGTTTTATCTTCCGACTTCTTAACTATATTAAAAAATTGGGATGACGGAAACTTTCCAATCGGAGGTATTCCTGAGATCGATGAAGACGGATTACCAGATCTTTCACCGATGGAAAAAGCAGGATACATTACTACATTCTACAAAATGTCATTTGATCCTAATAAAAATTACCTATGGCCTATTCCAGCTGATGACATATTAGTTAATAGTAATTTAACTCAAAATGAAGGATATTGA